The following coding sequences lie in one Cupriavidus sp. WKF15 genomic window:
- a CDS encoding SDR family NAD(P)-dependent oxidoreductase produces the protein MTMTVDSLRGRHALVTGGGRGIGAAIARRLLAEGASVTLVGRDVQVLERAAGELRPLLTDGAVLTAVPADISDADSVAAAFATAEAKAGPVGVLVNNAGQAYSAPFGKTSLALWQRMLDVNLTGTFLCTQAALPAMMAAGWGRIVNVASTAGLVGYGYVSAYCAAKHGVIGLTRALALETARSGITVNAVCPGYTETDIVRDAVANIVDKTGRSEAEARAELASRNPQRRLVQPDEVADAVAWLCRPSASAVTGQAIAVAGGEVMTG, from the coding sequence TTGACGATGACGGTCGATTCCCTGCGAGGCCGGCACGCGCTGGTGACCGGCGGCGGACGCGGCATTGGCGCGGCCATTGCGCGCCGGCTGCTGGCCGAAGGCGCCAGCGTCACGCTGGTGGGGCGCGACGTGCAGGTGCTGGAACGTGCCGCCGGCGAGCTGCGTCCGCTGCTGACCGATGGCGCCGTGCTGACGGCGGTGCCGGCGGACATCAGCGATGCGGACAGCGTTGCCGCCGCCTTCGCCACGGCCGAGGCCAAGGCCGGCCCGGTCGGCGTGCTCGTGAACAACGCCGGGCAGGCATACAGCGCGCCCTTCGGCAAGACCAGCCTGGCGCTGTGGCAGCGCATGCTGGACGTCAACCTGACCGGCACCTTCCTGTGCACGCAGGCCGCGCTGCCCGCCATGATGGCGGCGGGTTGGGGACGTATCGTCAACGTGGCCAGCACCGCGGGGTTGGTCGGTTATGGCTACGTCAGCGCCTATTGCGCGGCCAAGCACGGCGTGATCGGACTGACGCGCGCGCTGGCGCTGGAGACCGCGCGCAGCGGCATTACGGTCAACGCGGTTTGCCCGGGCTATACGGAGACCGATATCGTGCGCGACGCCGTGGCCAATATCGTGGACAAGACCGGTCGCAGCGAAGCCGAGGCGCGCGCCGAACTGGCCTCGCGCAATCCGCAGCGGCGCCTGGTGCAGCCCGACGAAGTGGCGGACGCCGTCGCGTGGCTGTGCCGCCCATCGGCCAGCGCGGTGACGGGCCAGGCGATCGCCGTGGCGGGCGGGGAAGTCATGACAGGGTAA